The DNA sequence GATGGCGATGCGTCGGATCGGAGGGCGCCTCGCGGATTTCTTCACGTCGGTTGGAGGCGGCGGGCGGATTCGAACCGCCGAATAGAGGTTTTGCAGACCTCCGCCTTGGCCACTTGGCTACGCCGCCGGAATCGGAGTCGGGAAGCCGTTCTGCGAGTTCAAATGGAGCGGGAAACGGGATTCGAACCCGCGACTTCAACCTTGGCAAGGTTGCACTCTACCACTGAGTTATTCCCGCCCGCGAATCAAGCAACCGTTATATGTACCAAAGGGGCAACGCGTTGTCAAAAACGGGGGCGAGGCCCTACTCGCCGAACGCATTCCGCAGGACTTCGACCCGCGGATCCTCCCCGGATGGAAACCTCACGCCCACGACGTCGAAACGCACCTGTGGCTCCCCGAGCCGTCTGGCCTGGAGGTAGGCCTTGGCGAGCCGGACCAGCTTCCTCCGCTTGACCGCGTCCACTGCGTCCGCCGGCGGGCCGTAGTCCTCACGCGATCTCGCCTT is a window from the Vicinamibacteria bacterium genome containing:
- a CDS encoding YraN family protein, producing the protein MATKIADFLSWVRDRGRTSDLGRRGENVAARELERLGYEIVERRWRSKLGEIDIVARDGETLVVVEVKARSREDYGPPADAVDAVKRRKLVRLAKAYLQARRLGEPQVRFDVVGVRFPSGEDPRVEVLRNAFGE